Within the Megalopta genalis isolate 19385.01 chromosome 11, iyMegGena1_principal, whole genome shotgun sequence genome, the region ATTAAACTTGTGAATTTGACCCCTCATTATTGGCTAAAATAACAAACATAAAGGTTATTGAGTTAACGTAGCTTTTTAAAAATGTAACGGTCAAAAACCGTCAAAAATTtcagatttaaatttttaccgCTTTTTGTCGTAAGTATAAAATATGTGTTCTAAGCTTAATTGAATTAAAGATATTTATCAGTCGTTACTATCTTAAGTATCGCATTATTGTAACAAATGCAATAGAACTAAAGAGTGGAATGAACGACCAACGGTATCTATGATACAGCTCGCATGTGAAACAATATTTGTCACAGCCAAACGCAGCCAAGATTACGTTTCTATTATCAAAACGTTAGTATATAACAATTCAGTGAACTCTTTGCATCGGAATTAGCGGAGTAAATGTAAAATTTGTTTCCAACCTGACATTCTTTCAAAGTCGTAGATGTTGGCCGTGAAATATAGTTTGAGAAGCCTCGGCAATCGTGGAATACTAAAACATCGTACGTATTAATCCATTTACCATAAGTAAAACTCATTTCTGCAGTAAAACACAAATGTTTATCTTACCGTACAACAAAATACAAGAATTCCGAACGCAATCCTCTTCAACGGGTACAACTTTCAAATTACCTGTCCGTTACAGAAACAGGGCTTGAAGATTATCTGATCATCTTGATCACTGATGTAGTGGCAGCATTGATTTTTGACATTTGTAGTCGATACGATGAACAACTTCATTGTAGTTCAAATTCAAATTGGTGTTCGAGATTTACTCTAACCTggttcaatattattatacattttgaTGCTAGCTGTATTGCCTTTTTTAGAAAACATTATTCGGCAAACATTAAACAATTCCATAGCGAAGCGATCTGTGTTTTGTGGTTCATCAATGAAGAGATCAAGGACTAGTTCAAAGGCAAAGTCCAAGAGAGAAGAAGCCGAAGATGATACCATTAAAAATGATATTGAAGCGAAGTCAAAGGttcgtttaaaaattttaatttttttcgtaaatgatttaaaaattaaagGATTATCTTCCTGAATATTGAAATCGCCTTCCAACATATATGGTTCAGACCAGCAATGCTAAAACGAGCAATAACTAACAATgtttatgaaaaaaataaaatacatatttttttattaggACAATGAACACAATTTAATAGTACAAGCTAAGAACTTAAAAAATCAGAAATTAAACAATGTATCAAAAAGTGACAAGAAATCAATTGATAGTTTCAAACACCCTGCTGAAACTACTTTAGAAGATTCTATAAATCCTGAGCACAAACAAAAAAGTAAACTtaatttaaaaagattaaaagatCGTAAGTCAATTTGTAGCAGATTTTGTTTCACACCTGATTTTccattttcatatttatttgtataGGTAATAACAAAAACAATGAAGAACTAAAACCAAACGTACCTCCTCCAAAGAATAAGCCCAGAGCTGTGGTAGATCTAAAAATGATGACTGAGGAATTAAAACAGTTAGAGGAACCCCCATCTACCGATTGGGAAAAAGAAATATGTTTGAATAGACTTCCATTCTCATTTTATGATTCTCCTTGTGAAGAGTTAGCTCAAAATTTGTTAGGTAACTCAATGAAAGCCTGTTGTTCGCCAGTGATTTATATAGCactaattaattatattgttcTATCGTCATTTAGATGTTTGCATTGGTCATAGTTTGTTACTTTTACATTTAGGGAAAATACTGGTTCGTTATTTAGAGAATGGGACTGTTCTAAAAGGTAGAATTGTTGAAACAGAGGGTTACTTGGGTGTGATAGACAAAGCTTCACACACATATCAGAAAAAAATTACCCCTCGTAATATGCCGATGTATATGTCACCAGGAACTGTCTATGTGTACATGACTTATGGCATGTACCATTGTTTTAATATATCTAGTCAAGGTGAGTGTAAATGAAATacaaattgtaatatataactGTGTTAGATATTGAAAAAGGTACATAGTTGATTAATATATTGTTGATCTTCATAATTGATTTTAAAGAAAGAGAGATTTAACTACTCCTTCTATGTAACTAATTTAAACTGTAACAAAGCACATCTAgtataacattaaaaatatttagaGTCAGGTGCATATGTACAAATTAAAGCAGTGGAACCTATGCTTGGCCTTGATTATATGGAACTGCTTAGGAACATGCAATTTGGAGagaatagaaaagaaaaaagaatcatAGCAAATGCTAAGTCCATCAAACAATATGAGCTTTGTAACAGTCCATCCAAGATTTGTGCTGCTTTTGATATTGATGAAGATAGTTTCAATGAGCAAAAAATTTATGAGTCTCAGAATTTGTGGATAGAATATGATCCTTATATAAAGTTTACTACTATTGTAGCAGCACACCCTAACAATGATTCAGGACATGGTGTCCAAAATATATGGAGATATTATGTGTTAGGAAGTTCTAGTGTAACTGAGAGAGATATTAAATCTGAAGAGCATGCCTATAATATctaacaatttctatttttcggGTGTTACATTCTATCATATAGATATCTACTGGTAAGATTTTAGGTGAGGGATGTGCTGTTTTGATAAGGGCTCTTGAACCCCTAGAAGGTATTGAATGCATGGCTAGTCAACGTACATCAAAGAGAACATCGGGTGTGCCTAAAAAGCCTTTGAAGGATttaaaaacacatgaattatgcAATGGCCCATCAAAGCTCTGCATGGCCTTTCAACTTCATAAAAAACATAGTAAATACTCGATGTGTTCCTGGAAAGGTTTGTGGATCGAGAACGACAACGTGAATATGGAAATCAACATTGTAAAGTGCCCCCGCATAGGTATAGAGGGCTATGGAGAAGAGTGGACAAAGAAGCCACTACGATATTACATATACGGTAACAAAGCCGTGAGTAAACGAAATAAGGAAGCTGAATTATCATTGGAAATGAACTAGATCATTGATGAACGCAATCCGAATTTATAAATGCATGAATAAAATTATGACGTCGATATTTTCTATTGCTTTAAATTAATTCAGTATTTTATTGTTGCATttacaaataataatacatacaaaATAAATAGCTATCACGTTGAAAACGGTATGGTACATATTCTATTTGTTAcaaacaataattttgagacataaTTATAGTGTACAAAATGGATAATTATTTCTTGGAATATTTTACAAACAAAtgatgtatattatttatgcCCATTCTTTCATTACTCTTTCATAGTCCTCCTCTTCGATGAATGGTTTATCTATAGACCTGcaatacaattttttttataaaagatatgaaaataaatatttatgttgcacaaacaaaaatattaaatattagaatAGCTCACTCTATCATGAGTTCTCCGCAGTATAAACATTCAGAGGCTACTAATTCGTCGATGTCAGCTTTGATTCGGTTTTTTCTTGATAAGGATACAGAACCAACTGATGTAGTATCTTCTGGCCTATTTGATTGTGCAATAAGTAGTTGTCGTTGAAGATCAGCCAGCTTTGTTCTCTGATCCATCGACAACATAGGAGTCAATGCGGCTACGAGGCAATCGCTATGAAATCTATGTCCGCATGGAAATACATAAAAGGGTCGCGATAGTAACTGAACATCACAAGCGTTACATGTATCCTTTACATATACAAAGGTACACCTAAAAGAATATCCCATTATATCGCGACATTAAATACTTTATCATCTTTTATTTGACTACCTTGTTCTGAACTCTTGTATGTCTTTCCTAACAAGTTCGGCTGCTTTTGTCGCTTCTTGCATTTCTTCTTTCAAATCTTGGATATGTTGATTATATTCCTATTAatcataatttaaatttataataataattataaatagatTGGAAGAGGTAATAGCACGTACCTGTAACGAATTACAAATAGCGTCTTTGAAATGATCTATGGTAACGAAGTCTGAAAAGAACGGTAGTATATCTTCTATTCTGACTATATCGCAATGTCGCAAAAATTTCATTGCTTCTTCTATGTCATCTTTTTCTCGAACCACATGTTCAGCTGAAATTAGAATAAATGAGTTAGTACGTATTAGCTAAAGGATTCCGTAATTCAGATTTTCCTCAATTACCAATTTTTAGCCATAATTTTTTCCTTAATTCATCGTCATGATCCGTAGGCATGGCTGCTATTTGTTTAGCAAGATCTACGCTTATTGTCAAAGCTAAATCTACCGCTGTTGTCCAGAGCCCGAGCAATGCGGACAATTGTACGCAAGCTTCAGTTAAACCAACTTCTTGACACAAACGTAATGCATAATGAACATCATAGTGTACCATATTAATATCTTGTCCTACAAAGAGAAACATTTAGATCAATATCCTTTTAAAGTAACTAGGAAATTTAATGAGTAATTTACCTTGAGAACTGATGAATCGCATAACTTCATCTTTTTTATAACGAGCATACAAGGacaataaaaaattgtgaattGCCTGTTCTTGAGAGCTTAATTTATATACACAAAACTCCAAATACCTGATTATTTCTTTCGCCTATAATAGCAAACATTGATTTGAGTACTAAAATCTATTCCAAAATATGGGGATAATTAAAGAAATCTAAATTGCTTCTTACATGTTTTTCATCGCTATTACAGGAGACTAAAGCCGGCAGGAGCTTAGATGGCTTTAATGAGTATCCTTGCGATATCAAAGCAGTTACCGCAGGACGCGGTAATTCTTGTAAAAGAATACCAAAAAATTGGTAAAAGAGATCCTTATTGTTTTGACTCTTTAAAACTTCAAGCGCTTCTAAGTAATTGTTTTTATATAAATGCTGACGTATCACTTCCTCGTAATTGCAATGCATTATGGTTAAACGGATAAGATTTTCCTTGTCGCCGTGACTTGTCATTAAATCATATATGGTACTGCGATTTCTTATTATGCACTCCTAAAATAAAGATTACatatatagaaaaataatattttgtttaaTAAAACAATTTTGTATTCTATCATACTTCGACTTTTGGTATGGCAAGGAAGCTATCAAATTGTTTCTGAAGTTCCAAATACTGCGGATCATTTAAATATGAATTATTGCTACTTCGTAATATCGCCATTTGATTCATAAATAATTCTACCACCCATACAACAATCATGGTTATTTGCGTTTTGTCGTGCGTTTTCAGTCCTTCTAGtttctataaataataatgagattattttgtttatttaaaacACAAAAAAATATGGAATACGAAATACAGTACCTTTTTGAGAAATGTTTTTAATGCTTCTATTTGCCATTCTTGAAGAAACTTTAATGATATTTCTTCGAACGATGAATGAGTGTCTGCAGAGATGAGAGCACTTTTTTCATATCTGTAAAGTAATATTTAACTTTAGTTATAGCCGGATTCTGATCACTGATGTATAAAATTGAACATACTCTTTGTTTTTGAAAAGCATTTCGGCTTGCTTTACTAATACTTGATCTTTGTGTGCTGGATTATCTTTACAATATTGTATAGCAAGCTCAAATTCACCTTTATCGACGTATAtctgtataaaattaaaaaatatgattAATGCGAgccaaaatatatataaattgataaaagTGTATCCACTTACCTGCCACACATTTCTATCTTCtttattaactttatatttaaataCCGCTTGTTCACTATAAGCCCATATAGAACGAGTTACATGATCTTTAGTAATACTAACTAGTTTGCCAAGAGCCTTTGAAAGTTAaaatatttcagttatataCCTTACATTGTGAATATACTTAttccattttttatttattatacgtaCATCGTTAtaaatatcttcaaatattaATTCCTGGTTCAAGAGTGATATGCCTTTAACACGATCAGTATAAAGCAACAGCGCATGAAATTCTGTTAATACAAACGAAAGCGGCGGAGTTGCTACTTGCGAAACACTGCTTCCTATAAGACTTGTTTCAGGACATGTTATCATTTGTTGATTTTGCAACGTATTCTTTGGATCTATAGTTGGATCAATCTAGAAATATTCACATTAGTACACGGTTTTTATAAACTTTGCATCATattgtgaaaaattatattatttttacctGTGCATACCATATACCAGTTTCAGTCAACCAACCAAAAGACTTTGGTAAAGCTCCCATTGAAGGATAATAGAATTGCATTtttgaataatttaaattaCTTATCACTTCATTAAAACTCTCTGTAAAAGTATTACTTCTATGACTGCTCAAATTATTAATACCAATTTAAGTACCTACAGCCACAATTTACCTTGCACATTTAAATACTTATTAAAAACTTGTTGTAACAAAGGTTTTTCTTCCGGATTCTGCACTTCTCCAATATATTGATAAATACGCATAAGAGTGGTGACAATAATCATATACTTGTCTGAATTTGGTACTTTATGAAATTCTATGCCAGTAATTGGTGGTTTACTGGCCTCCCCTATATCAAATACCTAAAATGAAAGGAAATTGGCTGTAGAATATTGCAttcattttacattatattatgaTTTCATGAGATGAAACACAACATTAATAAGCTGAGCAATGCAATGGCGTACAGTGAAgaattacaataaaaaaaagatTACAGATACTGATATAAATTTTTGCTCATGCAAAAGATGTGATTCTAACTCACCAATCCTTCTACCTCCTTAGCACCATAAAGAGGTAGGTAGTTAGGAAGCTTTAGAAATAATGAATAATGATATAAAGGAAGTACTTATATTACCATGGACTGACAATATATACtgataatgaaataattaaaaattaattttatgttttattatACCTGACGCCAATATTGCTCCAAACttgtattaaatattttgtCACCATCTAAACCAATTTCTGTTTCAAAGATGAGACCTTTAGAAGTTCCTAACAGTATTGGACCCGTAGTAGTTTCAGAAGTATTTTGAAAGTTCCATCCAACAGCAGTGATTTCGTGTCCTTTAAATTTGCCTGCCTAGATAACAAATTTTGAACATCATGTTTTTTATACTATGATATGTGTTTTATACTCAGTACCTGTTTCAATTTTGAAGTCTTCttatgtaaataaaataattcaggTGGTGTACTATCTTTGAGACTTGGATTCTTTGGAACTAAAGCAATTAGCAAATGATTTCCCAAAGGATCAAGGAACATCCCTGACATTTTCATATTTACTGCatattttgatatatttatttctGAAATAATTACTTCATATGATTTATCAGTTTTATATATTGCACGAATCATAAAAATTACTACCTTCTATAGTAGGATTTCTCATATCAATACGCAAGAGCATGTTATTGGCCATAGCAATaacagttatattattattaacaaccAAGTGTACAATGTTATCTGATGGCTGGAAATTAACTCTCTGTTTTATAAAAATCGGTCCGTCGTCTTGTAACTTCATCTGAATAAATCCTGCTGTACTCTAAAAATGTAATAAAGCATAAGACAGTTAACatgaattttatgaatattaaagagAGAATTGAGGTTCTGAATCTTGAAGGTTTTTAATTGAACTATAAATAATGGGAAAAATGGATTATGTATAAAAAGTCTTACAATGTCTGGACGAATTGGAGGTGCATGTATTTGTTTTGATCGTTGAGATGCTTGTTCATATTGGTCAAACATTGATGTcattttgttaatttatttaaaactcTTCACTTTTtcctgtaataaaaatataataagtatactCTGCTATTTAATTACAAGATATTTACACTTACACAAATTTTAATTCCTTCTC harbors:
- the LOC117226214 gene encoding putative 3-methyladenine DNA glycosylase isoform X1, with translation MLAVLPFLENIIRQTLNNSIAKRSVFCGSSMKRSRTSSKAKSKREEAEDDTIKNDIEAKSKDNEHNLIVQAKNLKNQKLNNVSKSDKKSIDSFKHPAETTLEDSINPEHKQKSKLNLKRLKDRNNKNNEELKPNVPPPKNKPRAVVDLKMMTEELKQLEEPPSTDWEKEICLNRLPFSFYDSPCEELAQNLLGKILVRYLENGTVLKGRIVETEGYLGVIDKASHTYQKKITPRNMPMYMSPGTVYVYMTYGMYHCFNISSQGEGCAVLIRALEPLEGIECMASQRTSKRTSGVPKKPLKDLKTHELCNGPSKLCMAFQLHKKHSKYSMCSWKGLWIENDNVNMEINIVKCPRIGIEGYGEEWTKKPLRYYIYGNKAVSKRNKEAELSLEMN
- the dor gene encoding vacuolar protein sorting-associated protein 18 dor isoform X2, yielding MTSMFDQYEQASQRSKQIHAPPIRPDISTAGFIQMKLQDDGPIFIKQRVNFQPSDNIVHLVVNNNITVIAMANNMLLRIDMRNPTIEEINISKYAVNMKMSGMFLDPLGNHLLIALVPKNPSLKDSTPPELFYLHKKTSKLKQAGKFKGHEITAVGWNFQNTSETTTGPILLGTSKGLIFETEIGLDGDKIFNTSLEQYWRQVFDIGEASKPPITGIEFHKVPNSDKYMIIVTTLMRIYQYIGEVQNPEEKPLLQQVFNKYLNVQESFNEVISNLNYSKMQFYYPSMGALPKSFGWLTETGIWYAQIDPTIDPKNTLQNQQMITCPETSLIGSSVSQVATPPLSFVLTEFHALLLYTDRVKGISLLNQELIFEDIYNDALGKLVSITKDHVTRSIWAYSEQAVFKYKVNKEDRNVWQIYVDKGEFELAIQYCKDNPAHKDQVLVKQAEMLFKNKEYEKSALISADTHSSFEEISLKFLQEWQIEALKTFLKKKLEGLKTHDKTQITMIVVWVVELFMNQMAILRSSNNSYLNDPQYLELQKQFDSFLAIPKVEECIIRNRSTIYDLMTSHGDKENLIRLTIMHCNYEEVIRQHLYKNNYLEALEVLKSQNNKDLFYQFFGILLQELPRPAVTALISQGYSLKPSKLLPALVSCNSDEKHAKEIIRYLEFCVYKLSSQEQAIHNFLLSLYARYKKDEVMRFISSQGQDINMVHYDVHYALRLCQEVGLTEACVQLSALLGLWTTAVDLALTISVDLAKQIAAMPTDHDDELRKKLWLKIAEHVVREKDDIEEAMKFLRHCDIVRIEDILPFFSDFVTIDHFKDAICNSLQEYNQHIQDLKEEMQEATKAAELVRKDIQEFRTRCTFVYVKDTCNACDVQLLSRPFYVFPCGHRFHSDCLVAALTPMLSMDQRTKLADLQRQLLIAQSNRPEDTTSVGSVSLSRKNRIKADIDELVASECLYCGELMIESIDKPFIEEEDYERVMKEWA
- the LOC117226214 gene encoding putative 3-methyladenine DNA glycosylase isoform X2, producing the protein MLAVLPFLENIIRQTLNNSIAKRSVFCGSSMKRSRTSSKAKSKREEAEDDTIKNDIEAKSKDNEHNLIVQAKNLKNQKLNNVSKSDKKSIDSFKHPAETTLEDSINPEHKQKSNNKNNEELKPNVPPPKNKPRAVVDLKMMTEELKQLEEPPSTDWEKEICLNRLPFSFYDSPCEELAQNLLGKILVRYLENGTVLKGRIVETEGYLGVIDKASHTYQKKITPRNMPMYMSPGTVYVYMTYGMYHCFNISSQGEGCAVLIRALEPLEGIECMASQRTSKRTSGVPKKPLKDLKTHELCNGPSKLCMAFQLHKKHSKYSMCSWKGLWIENDNVNMEINIVKCPRIGIEGYGEEWTKKPLRYYIYGNKAVSKRNKEAELSLEMN
- the dor gene encoding vacuolar protein sorting-associated protein 18 dor isoform X1; amino-acid sequence: MTSMFDQYEQASQRSKQIHAPPIRPDISTAGFIQMKLQDDGPIFIKQRVNFQPSDNIVHLVVNNNITVIAMANNMLLRIDMRNPTIEEINISKYAVNMKMSGMFLDPLGNHLLIALVPKNPSLKDSTPPELFYLHKKTSKLKQAGKFKGHEITAVGWNFQNTSETTTGPILLGTSKGLIFETEIGLDGDKIFNTSLEQYWRQLPNYLPLYGAKEVEGLVFDIGEASKPPITGIEFHKVPNSDKYMIIVTTLMRIYQYIGEVQNPEEKPLLQQVFNKYLNVQESFNEVISNLNYSKMQFYYPSMGALPKSFGWLTETGIWYAQIDPTIDPKNTLQNQQMITCPETSLIGSSVSQVATPPLSFVLTEFHALLLYTDRVKGISLLNQELIFEDIYNDALGKLVSITKDHVTRSIWAYSEQAVFKYKVNKEDRNVWQIYVDKGEFELAIQYCKDNPAHKDQVLVKQAEMLFKNKEYEKSALISADTHSSFEEISLKFLQEWQIEALKTFLKKKLEGLKTHDKTQITMIVVWVVELFMNQMAILRSSNNSYLNDPQYLELQKQFDSFLAIPKVEECIIRNRSTIYDLMTSHGDKENLIRLTIMHCNYEEVIRQHLYKNNYLEALEVLKSQNNKDLFYQFFGILLQELPRPAVTALISQGYSLKPSKLLPALVSCNSDEKHAKEIIRYLEFCVYKLSSQEQAIHNFLLSLYARYKKDEVMRFISSQGQDINMVHYDVHYALRLCQEVGLTEACVQLSALLGLWTTAVDLALTISVDLAKQIAAMPTDHDDELRKKLWLKIAEHVVREKDDIEEAMKFLRHCDIVRIEDILPFFSDFVTIDHFKDAICNSLQEYNQHIQDLKEEMQEATKAAELVRKDIQEFRTRCTFVYVKDTCNACDVQLLSRPFYVFPCGHRFHSDCLVAALTPMLSMDQRTKLADLQRQLLIAQSNRPEDTTSVGSVSLSRKNRIKADIDELVASECLYCGELMIESIDKPFIEEEDYERVMKEWA